The genomic segment AATTTTCACTCAACCATCGTCCTAGAAAAACACTAGGTTGGTATACACCGAGTGAAGTTATGGCTGGTTTTTATACTGTTGCACTTGCCGCTTGAATCCGCCAAATATAAAAGGCAGCCAAAGCTGCCTTTATTGATTCTAGACAAGATTATTTTACATTACAGTCTTTTTGGGAGAGATCTACATTATAAGTGTGTGTTTGGGAGCTGAGGCTAAGTTCAATTTTATAAGGATTGACGATCTGATAGCGATGTTCAAAAAAGATCTGGCAGTTATTTAGAAGATTATTACGAATCACTTTAAGAACTTCTTTACGGCCTAAGTCTTTCTCAAACTGGCTAAAGTCGGGTGTCGTGATCATGCCTTTAAGCGTGGTTTTATTGGCTGTAAGTTGTAACTGCTCTATGATTGTATTCTGATCGATCTGTAGCGGTAAAGTCTTGGAATCTTCCGCACTTAGCACGGTAAGCAGCTCGTTCAGCTCAGCTTTTTTCTCAATTTTAAACTTGCTGTCCAGAATGCCTTTTCCTTGGAGATACTGGTCGAATTCAGAAGCATACACCGGTAAAGCAGCACTACTAAAACCTGCCAGGAGTGCCAAAGTCCAATATTTTTTTTGCATTGTATCGCATCACTTTTTATGTCATTTCAATTCTGATTATAAGAGCTGAAACAAAAAAAGCACCAGAGATTGGTGCTTAATTTGTGAAGATTTTTTGAAGGAATCAGTCTTTTTTCAGGTTTTCATTCAACAGGAATTCAACCAGTGCTTTTTGTGCATGAAGGCGGTTTTCTGCTTCATCCCAAACCACAGCATTTTTGTGGTCCAGCATGTTTTCAGAAATTTCTTCACCACGATGCGCAGGTAAGCAATGCATGAACAGGCAGTCTGGGTGTGCAAGATCCATTAGGCGTTCATTCACCTGATAATCTGCAAAAGCTTTTTCACGGATTTTCTGTTCTTCTTCCTGGCCCATACTTGCCCAAACGTCAGTGACGATCAGGTCGGCATTGACTGCTGCATCTTCAGCAGTATCGACCAGTTCTACACAGTGTGCGAATTCAGACAGGAACTGTTCTTGAGGCTCATAGCCTTTCGGTGCAGCCACTTTTAGCTTGAAGCCCCACATGTGCGCTGCTTCGATATAAGAGTTACACATATTATTGCCATCGCCGATCCAGGCAACAGTTTTACCTTCGATCGAACCGCGATGTTCCAGATAAGTCTGCATGTCAGCAAGTAACTGGCAAGGGTGATGATCATCAGTCAAAGCGTTGATCACTGGAACTTTTGAATAAGAAGCAAAACGTTCTACGATATCGTGACCGAAAGTGCGGATCATCACAATATCCAGCATGCTGGAAATCACACGTGCAGAATCTTCAATTGGCTCACCGCGACCCAGTTGGGTATCGCGTGAAGACAGGAAAATTGCGCTACCACCAAATTGGCTCATGCCAGCTTCAAACGAAACACGCGTACGGGTACTCGATTTTTCAAAAATCATACCCATCACTTTACCAACAAATGGTTGGAACACTTCATTGTTATGCTGTTTGCGCTTAAGCTCAATTGCGCGTTGCAAAATCTGGTTAAGTTCTAAAGTTGATAAATCGCGTAAGGTGAGAAAGTGACGGAGAGCCATTCGTTACTCCACAATAATTGCCGAAAAACTCGATCAACAATCAGTTGTTGGTTAGTTTAAGAAAAAATACGGAATCGGCTAATATACTATAAGCAATGAAAAATGCAAAAAAAACTAGACTTTTTGATGACCGTCTAAAAATCGATCCACACAATAACTGATGTATTTGTCGATTTCCTGATCATCTTCCTGTACCGGAATTCCCATCAGAATCCGCCATTCCAGATTACGCAAGATGCCAAAATATAACTGGGCCGAATATTGCGGATTCTCGCAATGCAATAAACCTTGCGCATCTGCTTGTTCTAAAGCCGTGGCAATCGCACTTTGTACATGTACTGGGCCTCGTTCATGAATATGCTGCGCGAGTTCCGGATTACGCTGACTCTGTTCCAGCACCAGACGCATAAAGGCTGAATTTTCCGGTTGCATGATCTGATGATAAAAATTAAGCAGCGTATGTACCAGATAACTACGAAAATCCAGAGCCATCAGCTCGATCGGAATACTGATATCTTCAAAAAACTTGATACGACGATAATCGCAAATGGCCTTAAACAAGCCTTCTTTGTTGCCAAAGTACTTATAAATAGAAGCCTTGGAACCGCCTGCATGCTGGACAATATCATCAAGAGAAACTGCATCATAACCATGTTCCAGAAACAGTTCGGTCGCAGAGACCAGCAGCGCAACGGAGCGCTCATGACCACGTTTGGTTTGTGGCAGATCTTTGGCGAGTGGTTCCAGATGAACAAGGTTTTGCATAGAGGATGGTATATCAACAGGTTATATAAACTTGGTAGTTCATCATAACAAATATATCCGCAGATTTCACAATCGGACCGGATGAAGGCGGAATTTATTCAATGAATCAAGTAAAACTTAAAAGTTTGACTAAAGTTTTAGAGTTTTTATTCTATTGGCTTATAGCATCATGGTTTCAAATCGGTATACTCAAATCTCAATAATTATAGCCAAGACTGTGGAAGGGAAGATGACAGAACAAATGTCTGCAGGTTTAAAGTTTAGACAAGCGCTTGAAGTCGAAAAACCATTACAAATTATGGGCACAGTGAATGCCTATGCTGCCATGATGGCCAAACAGGTCGGTTATAAAGCCATTTATCTCTCTGGTGCCGGTGTTGCCAACTATTCTTACGGTCTACCTGATCTAGGCATGACCAGTCTGGATAATGTTCTGGAAGATGTGCGTCGCATTACTGAACGTGTAGATACACCCTTACTGGTCGATATCGATACAGGCTGGGGCGGTGCATTTAACATCGCACGTAGCATCAAGCAGATGATTGCTGCTGGCGCTGCAGCTGTGCATATCGAAGACCAGGTTGCGCAAAAGCGTTGTGGTCATCGTCCGAATAAGGAAATTGTGACCCAACAGGAAATGGTTGACCGGATCAAGGCGGCAGTCGATGCTAAAACCGATTCAAACTTTGTGGTGATGGCACGTACCGATGCATTACAGAAAGAAGGTCTGCAGGCAGTGATTGACCGTGCTTGTGCCTGTGTCGAAGCAGGTGCAGATGCCATTTTTGCTGAGGCAATGACGGATATTACGATGTATCGCACCGTATGTGATGCAGTTGGTGTCCCAGTATTGGCCAATATTACCGAATTTGGTGATACCCCATATTACACCACTGAAGAACTGGCTGAGCAGGGTATTCGCATGGTACTTTACCCGCTATCAGCCACCCGTGCGATGCAAAAAGCGGCACTGGAAGTGATGCGCTCAGTGCGTGAAAATGGTACACAGGTGCATGTTCTGGATAAAATGCAACCGCGTAAAGAATTATACGAATTTTTAGATTATCACAGCTTCGAAAACACATTAGATAAACTGTTCAAGCAGGAGAATTAAAACAATGGCTGAAGGAAAAGTACTCACTGGCGCAGGATTGCGCGGACAAGTCGCAGGCAAAACTGCACTTTCAACAGTAGGCAAAAGTGGTGCAGGCCTGACCTATCGCGGCTATGACGTACAAGATCTGGCAGAAAACTGTCAGTTTGAAGAAGTCGCTTACCTGATTTTCTTTGGTGAATTACCAACTTCAGAACAGTTGGCAGCCTATAAAGCAAAACTGAAATCTTTGCGTGTACTGCCACAAGCATTGAAAGAAGTACTTGAGCGCATTCCAGCGGACTCACATCCAATGGATGTGATGCGTACTGGCGTATCGATGCTGGGCAACCTTGAAACTGAACAGTCTTTTGATCAGCAACAGGATGTTGCAGACCGTATTCTGGCGACGCTACCAGCAATTATCTGCTATTGGTATCGCTATAGCCATGACGGCGTACGCATTGATGAAAATACCGATGATGATTCAATCGGTGCTCAGTTCCTTCATTTGCTACATGGCAAGAAGCCAAATCAGCTGCATGAACAGGTGATGAATGTATCCCTGATTCTGTACGCAGAGCATGAATTTAATGCTTCAACCTTCACAGCGCGTGTTTGTGCATCCACTTTGTCTGACTTGCATTCATGTATTACCGGTGCAATTGGTTCACTACGTGGCCCATTACACGGTGGTGCCAATGAAGCGGCAATGGATATGATTGAAAACTGGAAATCTCCAGAAGAAGCTGAGCGCGAAATGCTGGGCATGCTGGAGCGTAAAGAAAAAATCATGGGCTTTGGTCATGCGATTTATAAGGACAATGATCCGCGTAATGGCATTATCAAGCAGTGGTCTGAGAAACTGGCAAAAGATGTAGGTGATACTGTACTGTATCCAGTTTCAGTGCGTTGTGAAGAAGTCATGTGGCGCGAGAAAAAACTGTTCTGTAATGCAGATTTTTTCCATGCTTCTGCTTATCACTTTATGGGTATTCCAACTAAACTGTTTACGCCAATCTTTGTGATGTCACGCGTCACAGGTTGGGCGGCGCATGTGATGGAACAACGTGCAGATAACCGTATTATCCGTCCGAGCGCGGATTATACCGGTCCAGAATTGCGTAAAGTGGTTCCAATTGCTGAGCGCACTTCTGCTGCATAAGCCAGAAATATTCTAAATATAAAAAATAAGGTCTCTATGAGGCCTTATTTTTTTGCTGATTGTTTATTGACGTTAGTTTAACGACTTAATAATGCTGGATCTTCAATATGATAACCGGTTTCGAATGGGAGGCCTAAGTATTTTACCGTCACCAGTATTTTATTCTGTTTCGGTACTTTATAAGTCTGGTTTAATCTTAAATCTGCTTTATAGCTGACTGCTTGTTGAACAGGACTTTTATACTGGCCAGATTGCACTCGATATTGATAAGTCCATTTTGGAACTTTCTGTTTAGGGTCATGCCATGCAGGGGCGGTACCTTTGCTGGTCTTTAATAGCTTAAGCTGGATGGCTTGCTTTCTCAGTGGTACCAGCGGAATTAGTCGCTTTTTAATTTTGGCAATTTCCTGATCAAATTTGCGACTGTTCTGATCATAGTCAATCTGCTTGGTTTGCGGATTGATATACAGGGAATTTACCTGAATTAGCTGATTCGGAGTTTTGGATTTAAAATTATAATAATACAGTTGAGGTAGGCGTCCGCGACCATCGAGATAATGCCGCAACAGATAAAGTTTCTGGTCTTTGACTTCATAACCCAAAACTTCAATATTCTGTGGGCCACCGACAGTGGCGAAAGCGGATACGGGAATGCCAAGGGCGAGCAAAAGGGCTGCAATTCTTATTTTCATCACTGATCAGGCCTCATTAAAGAAACGTACTTTTATAGAAATAATTTAACTATAAATACAGTAGAAATAATGAAGTTTGATCAGCACTCATATGAACAGTTTTGGCTTTAGGTGTTGAGTAGATTAATCATGTCATGTGCGATGACGGCTGCCAGTTTATTGAGACGTTCCTGTGGAGTGCCTTTAATATAATACTGGAACTGGTGAGTCTGAAGACCATCATAAACAGTAGCGAAGAAAGTACCTTCCGGTTTATCAGGTGTCGCACTACCGCCTGGTTTAAGCAGGCCAGTACAGGCAATAATCCAGTCAGCTTCCTGAAACATTTTTTTGCCTGCCTCAGCCAGAGCAACCGTTACAGGCATGGATTCAGCTGAATGGGTACTAATCAGATTCGGAGAAATTCCCAAGACATTAATCTTCACAGACGGATCGTAGCACACTAGACCACCCAGCAAGATTTCAGCACCTTCATTTTTGCAAATTGAAAACTGACTGGTTAAATAGCCAGAACTTGCACTTTCAATAAAAGCAATCTTGATGTTTCTTTGTTCCAGCAGGCCACAACATGTTTTAATCATAATGTCTATTTTGTCTTAGAAGGTAATCTTTATTCCAATGTAGTCCCATTTTGCTTTTGTATCAACTGTGAGATTATTTCTTTATTATGATGAAAGGTAAAATATTTTTGTAATTTTAGTATTCCAAACGTAAGTTTGGCAGTTATTGAATTGATTGCTTAATGCTTGGACAATATTTGAAATTAATGGTTTTAACTTGCTCTAATCAGTGGTAAAAATAAAAATAAAGTGCGTAAGGAAAGTAGGTTGTAAGAATGAAAACCACAGTAAAGTATTCCGTATTAAAAAGTCTAGATTATCAACTGGGTACTCCTTTATTTCAGGAAGAAATTGAGGCAGATGGTCAATATTTTGATCAGATCCCAAGCATCATTCACTACCAGAATTTAAAGTTTAAAGTTAAAAGCAAAGAATTAAAGCGTTTATATCTAGCCGAAGAGCAAGAAGAAAGCCAAACCATTATTGTAAAAGTGGTCGCAATCTAAAAATAACTTATTAAAAATAAGCCTCTTAAAATAAGAGGCTTATTTATTGGATAAAGGTCGTTAAAATAAAATTTTATTAGATTTTATAAAAAAATCTAAAAATAATTTTAAAAATATAAAGTCAAGGTAAATTGGCAACTGAAAAGGCCTTATTTGTGATTCTATGTAATATATTCTGCTAGTTAAAAATGGTTTTTTTCGTTTTTATATTTAATGATCTAATTTTTAGAAAATTAGGTTAAACATGTATAAGAAATTATAATTTTAAATAATTAATAAAATTCAATATCTTATAAATATAATAATATTTTATATAAGTAGCAAAATGTATTTCTAAATTTTATTTTAAATTTAAGTTTATATACAATTTTTTGATTAAGTTATGACTTTAATTGAAAAATAAAATTTATAAAAGATAGAAAGCTTTCAATATGTGTTTATTCTATTATTAAAAGTAATTTATGTTTCTTATAAATCCAGACTTCAATTACTTAACTTACCTTTTTTTACATTGAATTAATATGTAACAGGTAATAACTTGGCGAATTTTTAAAAATAGGTAGAGTAAATATTAAGTCGAAACCTAATCATCGGCGATTTAAAGCAAATAGTAAGGAGTTACACCATGGCTAATAATCAACAGCAAAATCAGCAAGACCAACAGAACCAACAACAACAGCAACAGCAAGACCAACAACGTCAGCAAAACCAGAATCAAAATCAGCAACAGCCGAACCAGCAGCAACAACAGCCGCAGGGACAGCAAAACCAACAGCGTCAGCAGGGCCAACAGGACCAGCAACGCAATCAGCAACAACAGCAACAGCCACAACAAGATAACCAGCAGCAAAATTTGCGTAATCAATAAGATTAGTCAAAGCTGCAGCGTTCATATCTAAGCTGTGTAATCTCTACAAAAAACCGCCTTCTTTAAGGCGGTTTTTTTATTGTTCAGAATAAATCAGCATTGAATATTGGCTTTTACTTTATAAAAGTCGAGCGCATTTTTCAGATCTTTCAGTAATTCCTGCTCCTCATATTCTTGTGGCATTAGTTTTATTAGGGCCGGCATATAATGAGTTTTATATTCTTTAGGATAATCCTCACATAAAATATGTGTTCTTTCCTCAAGGCTAATAGTAGAAGAATCTAATTTATCTAAATAAGCACTCAATCGGGCATCTGATTGTTCAAACTGAGCTTTCACTGCTGGATCAGGTTCAGCTGATACATCTGCCTGTTGTTTCTGGCAGCCTGTGATCGCCAATGCCAATAGGGTAATTATGAATAGTGATATTTTCATGGCAACAATATATTGTTATCAGTCGTTGGAAAAATTATAAAGAGAAATGAGTGAAAGAGCACCTGCCTTTAAACTCATTGACAGCTGAGAAAATAGAAAATTAAAAGGACTTTGATAAAATAAATAAAATATCTACCAATATGTATAAGTTGCATCTCTGCTTTTATGACTCACTTGATTGAATGAAAACTGAATGAATCAAAGTTTTTTGTATTTAATTGCATCTAAGTTGATGAAAAATAGCCAATAAAATATAAAACATAACCTATATTCAACATTTGGTAAAATAGCCTCTATATTTCATATACATATTAGATGCATGACAAGTGGTACTTTATCACCACTATAACAACTCAGATAAAATAATTTAAAATCAGCAAGTTAAAAAGCCTTGTTTAATCTAGACAGTTAAACAGGGCCCATTTTTTAGATCATAAATATGTCTAAATCAGATGATTCTCCGATATTTATCCTTCACATAAGTTTTCATATACAACATAAAACCTGAAAATACGTTCAAGTGTGAAACATGAATAGATGTTATTTATATATCTCTTTTCATGAAAAGACAGGGTAGAGCTATGATGAGATGTATCTGTGCATTTGGTATGGGTGTCATGGTGGGATGTTGCTTTAAATCTTGCAAAGAAAAAATGTGCCGGATGATGAGCAAGGATCAGGGTACCAAAGACCAAGCGCCAAAACATGAAGAGAGTGTACAAATTTAGAGGCTATAGCTTGCCTGTGCGATCGCAGTACAGGTGAGTGATTCAATCGTTTCAAGGTAAATAAATCGTGGAGCTGTAAGCCATTATCTTTAAAGCAACTAAGCTCGATCCATGATCGAGCTGTTCACAGTCAGGAGAAACACATGTTCCAATTTATATGTTGTTTATTTGGTCTTCATGGTGCGACTGAAATTGATTACACAGTCGATGATTTCGAAGTCAAAAAGTGTCGTGATTGCTTGAAAGATTTAAATTAACTCTCTAGACCTTCGCGGTATAGATGGATGTTGAACCCCCGTTTGATATAGCTCGACGGGGTTTTCATTTTTTATTATTGATATTTGAAAATAGAACCAACATATCAGCGCTATATTTTTATAAATTATTGACAGTTAATTAATAAAGATTATTAAAAATAAGAATTTACTTATTTTTAGCTTATTATTTGATCCTACTAATATCCATCTCAACTAAATTCATGCTTTAAGTGTTATTGCAATATGCGATATTTAGGTTATACTCTGAATATAGCAAAATGCGATAAATAATTATGCATGTGATCACTCACGCTCGGATTCTGGAAGCAATGCAAAAGTGGCCACACGCTGAAACTGCATTGGATGGTTGGTATCGAATTATCAAGGCCAATGATCCTAAGGACTTTGCCGACATGAAACGATTATTTCCCGCAGTCGATAAAGTCGGGAAATTTCATGTCTTTGATATTGGTGGCAACAAGATCAGGTTGATCGCAGTTGTGATGTATCAGGCAAAACGTGTCTATATTCGCCATGTCTTATCCCATCAGGAATATGACAAAGGTCATTGGAAGGAGGCTTAATATGAATGCAATGATTAAACAGGCCGTTGATCACTGGCGTTATGTTGCACCTTTGCTCAGCAAGCCAGAAACTGAAGAAGACTTTAATACCCTTACTGAAGCTTTAGATGAACTTCTGGATATTGTAGGTGATGATGAGTCGCATCCCTTAATGGGACTGATTCTTCAACTGGGTGATTTAGTCTCAGCTTATGAACATGAACATTTGCCGATGCCAGAAGGCGATGGTCGTACTGCACTCGCTTTCCTGATGGAACAGCATGGCCTCAGCCAATCAGACCTATCTGATATAGCTACCCAGTCGGTCATTTCTGAAATTCTGAATGGTAAACGTCAGCTCAATATCCGCCATATTAAAGCTTTGTCTGAACGTTTTAACGTTTCTGCAGATACTTTCTTTTAAGTAATAAGAAACCAAATTTTAAATTGATCTATGAGCTGTGCTTTCTGGAAGCAGGTTGCACAGCCAGACAGATTTTGATTAGAACAAGAAGTCTATATAAGCTCTGATTAGAAGAATATATGTTTATTAAAATGTATGGAAAACATAAATATTATTGATGTTTAACCTTATATGTCCTAATAATTTTCTAAGCATCTAGAGGAAAGGGAATATATATGACAACTCATGCAGAACACCAAACAGAGCAAGAAGATAATCCGCAAAAAGAATCTAATGATGATAAAGGCAATCAAGCAACCTATAAGGGTGTAAAGCCTGAGAAAAAGCCTAATGCCGAGCCTGAGCATCCGCTGAGGGAGCAAAAGTAAGATATTGATATCAGAAAGCCCTAATTGAATTTAGGGCTTTTTAGATTTTGATTTAAGTTTCGGAAAATTTCTGCTTTACCTTACTGGGAAGATGAAATTAACGATCAATCTTTAACAGTCCATCCCAACTAAAATAATTCTGGCTTAGATACTGTTGAGACATGGCCCAGCTCCGGTCAGGAATTTTAGCTGCTCCAATTGCCAGCTTTTGATCCCCAAATCTTTCTTTTACTTTTTCTAGCGCTTGTTGAAGCTTCTCATTTTTCTCGATTTGAGCATGGTCCGAGAGCAAGTCATAGACATAGGCCGATTTAGGTTCAAGCGCCGTTAGAATAACCCCACATTTTTTAAACTCAACACCTTCTGAAAACAGTTCATGCATCTGTTGCATTAATGCCCGGTTCATGACAACAGCAGAATCAGTAGGTTCAGGAAAAGCGATATCGATAGATTTATGATAAAAGGATCTGTTCTTGTCAAAAGGATTGGATTGAGCGAAAGCAATGATGCAACCACATAAGGATTGATCTTCTCTCAAGCGTTTGACGGCATTTTGCAGGTAATCACTCATAGCCTCCGTTAAAGCTTCAAGATCTGTTACTCGGCAACCAAATGAGCGTGAAGAAATAATCTGCTTCTTGGGCTGGCACGCCTGTTCCAGTTCAATACAGGAAATTCCCTGTAATTCCATCACAGTTCTTTGCATAAGAACTGAAAATAATTTTCCGATTCGATGGTAATCGGCCTGAGCTAAATCAAGAACAGTATGTATACCTAAGTTCTTCAACTTTTTACTCTGCTGGCGCCCAACCCCCCAGACTTCAGCAACATCAATCAAGCTCCAGAAGTAATCTCTATGTTGTGGATGCATAGAAGAAAGATCGCAAACCCCATTAAAGCGTTTGGCTTTCTTGGCCATATAGTTGGCTAATTTGGCCTCGGTTTTGGAACGACCAATACCGACACAGACGGGTAGGCCAATCCATTGCAAAATACGCCGTCGCATATCCTGACCATATTCTGTTAAATCATGATCTTTTGCATAAGCTGTAATTTTCAGAAAGCATTCATCTATGGAATAAACTTCCTGTTCATCAGGGGCTACATATTCAGACAGAATAGAATGAAAACGTTTGGACATTTCTGCATATAGGGCATAGTTGCTGGATAGTACTTGAACTTGATGCTGTTCGACAATATTGCGTATCTGGAAGAATGGAACAGCCATTTTAATGCCGAGATCTTTTGCTTCCTGCGAACGTGAAACTACACAGCCATCGTTATTTGACAGCACGATCACAGGTACCTGATTCAGTTTCGGATTGAATAGGCGCTCACAACTGACATAGCAGTTATTGACATCAATCAGCGCATAGATTTCCTGCTGATATTTCATCTGAATTTTTTAATGACGTTGGTGACCACACCCCAGATTTCAAATTGCTGACCTTCTACAGGATGAATATCGGGATAGTCGTCATTCTCGGCTTTTAGCCAGCAACCCTTTACATCGATAATCAGCCGTTTGACAGTAAATTCGTTATCTACACAGGCAATCACAATATCTCGATGTTGCGCTTCAATGCTACGATCCACAATCAGGGCGTCATTGATATCAATACCTGCATTCAACATTGACAGCGAATTGGCACGAACAATGAAAGTGGCATTGGCGTTATTGATCAGGAATTCATTCAGGTCGAGTTTTTTATCAATATAGTCTTGAGCGGGTGAGGGAAAACCAGCCTGAACGCGTTCAGTAACTAAAGGAATTTCCATTTGAGTAACAGGATCAAACTGGCGAATATCACTGATTTCATTTTCATTTTTTAATGATTTTAAGTATGCTTTGATATCCAGGACTTTAGATTCAGGTACACGAATTACTTTGGTTTCTTCGGCCTTTTTTCTGCCTGCACCAATTCTGAAGCCCCCATGCGAATTTGTCATAAATCTGCTATTTCTTGATTGTTGTTACATTAATCAAGATTGTAATGATTGCTTTATTTTTATACAAATAAAATAAAT from the Acinetobacter sp. YWS30-1 genome contains:
- a CDS encoding TetR/AcrR family transcriptional regulator, producing the protein MQNLVHLEPLAKDLPQTKRGHERSVALLVSATELFLEHGYDAVSLDDIVQHAGGSKASIYKYFGNKEGLFKAICDYRRIKFFEDISIPIELMALDFRSYLVHTLLNFYHQIMQPENSAFMRLVLEQSQRNPELAQHIHERGPVHVQSAIATALEQADAQGLLHCENPQYSAQLYFGILRNLEWRILMGIPVQEDDQEIDKYISYCVDRFLDGHQKV
- the prpC gene encoding 2-methylcitrate synthase, with the translated sequence MAEGKVLTGAGLRGQVAGKTALSTVGKSGAGLTYRGYDVQDLAENCQFEEVAYLIFFGELPTSEQLAAYKAKLKSLRVLPQALKEVLERIPADSHPMDVMRTGVSMLGNLETEQSFDQQQDVADRILATLPAIICYWYRYSHDGVRIDENTDDDSIGAQFLHLLHGKKPNQLHEQVMNVSLILYAEHEFNASTFTARVCASTLSDLHSCITGAIGSLRGPLHGGANEAAMDMIENWKSPEEAEREMLGMLERKEKIMGFGHAIYKDNDPRNGIIKQWSEKLAKDVGDTVLYPVSVRCEEVMWREKKLFCNADFFHASAYHFMGIPTKLFTPIFVMSRVTGWAAHVMEQRADNRIIRPSADYTGPELRKVVPIAERTSAA
- a CDS encoding helix-turn-helix domain-containing protein, whose protein sequence is MNAMIKQAVDHWRYVAPLLSKPETEEDFNTLTEALDELLDIVGDDESHPLMGLILQLGDLVSAYEHEHLPMPEGDGRTALAFLMEQHGLSQSDLSDIATQSVISEILNGKRQLNIRHIKALSERFNVSADTFF
- a CDS encoding translesion error-prone DNA polymerase V autoproteolytic subunit; protein product: MTNSHGGFRIGAGRKKAEETKVIRVPESKVLDIKAYLKSLKNENEISDIRQFDPVTQMEIPLVTERVQAGFPSPAQDYIDKKLDLNEFLINNANATFIVRANSLSMLNAGIDINDALIVDRSIEAQHRDIVIACVDNEFTVKRLIIDVKGCWLKAENDDYPDIHPVEGQQFEIWGVVTNVIKKFR
- the prpB gene encoding methylisocitrate lyase, which gives rise to MTEQMSAGLKFRQALEVEKPLQIMGTVNAYAAMMAKQVGYKAIYLSGAGVANYSYGLPDLGMTSLDNVLEDVRRITERVDTPLLVDIDTGWGGAFNIARSIKQMIAAGAAAVHIEDQVAQKRCGHRPNKEIVTQQEMVDRIKAAVDAKTDSNFVVMARTDALQKEGLQAVIDRACACVEAGADAIFAEAMTDITMYRTVCDAVGVPVLANITEFGDTPYYTTEELAEQGIRMVLYPLSATRAMQKAALEVMRSVRENGTQVHVLDKMQPRKELYEFLDYHSFENTLDKLFKQEN
- a CDS encoding aminotransferase is translated as MKIRIAALLLALGIPVSAFATVGGPQNIEVLGYEVKDQKLYLLRHYLDGRGRLPQLYYYNFKSKTPNQLIQVNSLYINPQTKQIDYDQNSRKFDQEIAKIKKRLIPLVPLRKQAIQLKLLKTSKGTAPAWHDPKQKVPKWTYQYRVQSGQYKSPVQQAVSYKADLRLNQTYKVPKQNKILVTVKYLGLPFETGYHIEDPALLSR
- a CDS encoding Y-family DNA polymerase, whose amino-acid sequence is MKYQQEIYALIDVNNCYVSCERLFNPKLNQVPVIVLSNNDGCVVSRSQEAKDLGIKMAVPFFQIRNIVEQHQVQVLSSNYALYAEMSKRFHSILSEYVAPDEQEVYSIDECFLKITAYAKDHDLTEYGQDMRRRILQWIGLPVCVGIGRSKTEAKLANYMAKKAKRFNGVCDLSSMHPQHRDYFWSLIDVAEVWGVGRQQSKKLKNLGIHTVLDLAQADYHRIGKLFSVLMQRTVMELQGISCIELEQACQPKKQIISSRSFGCRVTDLEALTEAMSDYLQNAVKRLREDQSLCGCIIAFAQSNPFDKNRSFYHKSIDIAFPEPTDSAVVMNRALMQQMHELFSEGVEFKKCGVILTALEPKSAYVYDLLSDHAQIEKNEKLQQALEKVKERFGDQKLAIGAAKIPDRSWAMSQQYLSQNYFSWDGLLKIDR
- a CDS encoding CinA family protein, which encodes MIKTCCGLLEQRNIKIAFIESASSGYLTSQFSICKNEGAEILLGGLVCYDPSVKINVLGISPNLISTHSAESMPVTVALAEAGKKMFQEADWIIACTGLLKPGGSATPDKPEGTFFATVYDGLQTHQFQYYIKGTPQERLNKLAAVIAHDMINLLNT
- a CDS encoding type II toxin-antitoxin system HigB family toxin is translated as MHVITHARILEAMQKWPHAETALDGWYRIIKANDPKDFADMKRLFPAVDKVGKFHVFDIGGNKIRLIAVVMYQAKRVYIRHVLSHQEYDKGHWKEA
- the argF gene encoding ornithine carbamoyltransferase, with the translated sequence MALRHFLTLRDLSTLELNQILQRAIELKRKQHNNEVFQPFVGKVMGMIFEKSSTRTRVSFEAGMSQFGGSAIFLSSRDTQLGRGEPIEDSARVISSMLDIVMIRTFGHDIVERFASYSKVPVINALTDDHHPCQLLADMQTYLEHRGSIEGKTVAWIGDGNNMCNSYIEAAHMWGFKLKVAAPKGYEPQEQFLSEFAHCVELVDTAEDAAVNADLIVTDVWASMGQEEEQKIREKAFADYQVNERLMDLAHPDCLFMHCLPAHRGEEISENMLDHKNAVVWDEAENRLHAQKALVEFLLNENLKKD